The sequence ATCGCGGCGATGTTGTCCTGAACGCTGAGGCCGCGAAAAATGCTCATCTCCTGCGGCAGGTATCCGATCCCCAACTGCGCGCGCCGGTACATGGGCAGCAGGGTCACATCCTTGCCGTCCACTGTCACGCTCCCGCCTTCGGGCGTCACCAGCCCGGCAACAGCGTAGAACGTGGTCGTCTTGCCGGACCCGTTCGGTCCCAACAGCGCGACGACCTCGCCCCGATTGAGGTGCATCGAGAAATCCCGGATCACGGTCTTCTTTCGATAGGACTTGCGCAGGTGTTGTATCCGCAGGCCGGAGTGGCCCTCAGATACACTCAGCTCGGGCGAGGACATCAGTTGTCGCTGCCGGTCTGCAAGATGGTCCGTACCCGGCCGGACATTTCAGCGGTCCCGTCGGACAGGCGCACGCTCATCTTGTCCGCAGACAGGGCGCTGGGCCCCTGCGCCAGCAGAACGTTGCCCGTCATCACGATCGTGCCGTTGTCGATGTCATAGTCGGCGCGATCGGATTCCGCCGCATCCGGGCCGGACACCAGCGTCACGCCGCCCGTCGCCTCGAGCCGGGCGATGCCCTGCTTCTGTTCACGATAGACCACGAGGACACGGGCCGCGGTGAGGCGCAGGTCGCCCTGACCGATCATGACATTACCGGTAAAGATCGCGGTACCCGTCTCCTGATCGACCGAAAGGTTGTCGGCGGTTACTTCGACCGGCTGGTCCGTATCCTGCCGTATGGTGCCGAAGGCGACATTGGCGCCCTGTGCCAGCGCAGACCCTGCGAACAGGATGAGAAAGACGGGCAGCAAAAGGGATCTTAGATGGCTCACGTGCGTCACTCTTCTGATACTTTGGGATCGTATACCAGTTTCACGCCGCCTGTGAAATTCAATTGGGCGGCTCCCCCCTCTTGAGGGGAACTTATCGTCATGCTGCCTGCGTCAAGGGTTCCCATCGGACTTTGTGCGCGGACCGGGCCGGGCGACTGCACATCCAGCTCGGTCATCTGGGTGATCAGCCGGTCACTGCGAATCCTGTAGTCGGTCGATGTTTCGATCACCACTTCGCCTTCGAGATCAGCGAGATCCTTCTGCATCTCGAAATGGGCGACGTCGGACTGGAGAGTCAGGTTGGTGCCGCCGATCAGCTCCATGACGATACGCACGTCTTCGGCCCGGTTCGCGCCGACCTCGTTCTGGGGCGTGGTCAGTTTTTCCGCCGAAAACGAGATGAGATCGCCCTGGGCCGTCGTTCCTGAGAAAAACGGGCCCGTGACCTGCTGGTCCCGCAGGCGATCCTGAATTTCCTTGTCCGCGAAGGGGATCGCCGAATCCGGATCGACGGCCCGGGACAGCAGGAACAGCGTCGATAGAAGCGCCAGCGCCAGCAGCGGGAACAGAACCTTGAGAAGGGACACCATGCGCGAATGGCGATCGGCCTGCATGACGGTCAGCCCAATCCTACACGCAGGCAGTCGTGGATATGCAGCAGACCCGCCGGCATTTCCGGGGCGACCGGATCGACCACCATCAGGCAGTTGATCTTGCGCGCATTCATGATGCCGACCGCACGCTCGGCCAGGTCGTCGGGTCTGATGGTTACCGGCGCACGGGTCATGACGTCGCGCGCCTTGAGAGACATCAAACCGTCCATGTGCCGGCCCAGATCGCCCGTGGTGATGATACCGGTCAGGCGCCCCATGTCGTCGATCACGCCGGTCACGCCGAAAGCTTTTGCGCTGATTTCATCCAATGCACGCGGCATGCCCGCGTCCTCCGGCACCAGCGGCACCGCATCGCCCGTGTGCATCAGGTCGCGCACACGGCTGAACTGGGCGCCCAGTTTGCCACCCGGATGGAAGTTGCGAAAATGCTCGGCGGTAAACGCACGATTTTCCATCAGCGCGACCGCCAGCGCGTCACCAAGTGCGAGTGTCATGGTTGTCGAGATCGTCGGCACCGCCCCGGTGCCGCAGGCTTCTCCAAGCTGTGGCAAGGCAAGGATCACGTCCGATTGGCTGCCAAGCGCACTTTCCGGGCGGCTGGTCATGCCGATCAGGGGAATGTCGAAGCGTCGTGAATAGGCGATCAGGTTGCCGAGTTCGGGCGCCTCGCCCGAATTCGAGATGGCAAGCACCACATCCACCGCGGTGATCATCCCCAGATCCCCGTGGCTGGCCTCGGCGGGATGGACGAATTGTGCGGGCGTCCCGGTGCTGGCCAGCGTCGCCGCGATCTTCTTGGCGATGTGGCCGGACTTTCCGATCCCCGTGACGATCACCCGTCCCTTGCAGGCGCGCATCATGTCGATGGCGGTGCGGAAGCGGTCATCCAGTCCGTCGGCCAGTGTTTCCAGAGCGGCGGCTTCGGCGCGGATCACCCGCCGGGCGGTATCGAGAAATGGTGTGGTCATGAATGAGCGAAGATATCCGTATCGGCCCATCCGGCAAGGTCCAGCCTTGCACGCATCGGCAGAAAGTCGAAGCAGGCCTGCGCGATCTCCGTCCGGCCCTCGCGTGCCAGCATCTCGTCCAGCTTCTCGCGCAGCTTGTGAAGGTACAGAACGTCGGAAGCGGCATAGTCGAGTTGGGCCTCGGTGAGCTTTGCCGCACCCCAATCGCTGGATTGCTGCTGCTTGGAGATGTCGACCTGCAGAAGTTCCTGCAACAGTTTGGCCAGCCCGTGCCGGTCCGTGTAGGTCCGCACCAGACGGCTCGCGATCTTTGTACAATAGACCGGCGTGGCCAGCGCACCGAAGGCATTGAACATCGCGGCGATGTCGAACCGTCCGAAGTGAAAAAGCTTGAGAACGTCGGGATCGCGCAGCAGCCTCGACAGATTGGGTGCCTCGGTCTGACCCTTGGAGATCTGGATCATGTGCGCGTTGCCATCCCCGCCAGACAGTTGCACCACGCACAGCCTGTCCCGATGCGGGTTCAGGCCCATGGTTTCGCAGTCGATGGCGACGACAGGCCCGAGGTCCAGGTCGCCAGGCAGGTCTTTCTGGTAAAGCGTGTTTGTCATGAGTGATCCTATATCCCGACAACGCCTCTTGGGAAAGCGCGTTGCGTTCCGGATCAGCCGGCGGGGCGTCCGGCAAGATCCCGCAGGGCCGGCCGGGGAAACGCAGCCAGCAGTTCCGTCACCAGAAGATGCGACTGGCGGGCCGGGCCTCCCCGCTCGGTCAAGGCCAGCGGGAGCGGCGGGTTCTTCAGGACGATGCGCCGCCAGTTGTGCACGATCAGCCCGCGCAGGACCGCCTTTTGCAAAGGGGAAAGCGCGCGCGCTTTCGTCAGCGCGTTTTTCAGGTCGTTCAGGCTCTGGGCCAGGTCGGCATATGTACGCTGCATGGCTTCGTCGCGCAGTTGTCCCAGCAGCCAGTCCGGCACGTGGCCGCCGGCAAGCGACAGGCCGTTGCCGGGCGCCGGAATATCCGCTGGCCCCACGAACATCCGCGGGGAGAGTGCGGTAAACCCGTGCGCCGCCATGTCCGCGGATACCGGATCATCGACCGACTCCAGAAGGACCATCTGCCACCCTTCCGAGCCATCAGGGGGTGGGGCATAAATGCGGGGCGTGGCCGCCGCGCTTTCGGCGCGCCCCTTTTCACTCAGGCTATGGCGGCTGATGCGTCCGACCTTTTCCGAGATGATCCATCCGTCGTTGCGCAGCCGATGAAGGGCAACGCGCGCGGCTTCGGGTCTGATCTCCAGAAGCGCCATCATCGCGGACAGGACCGGCCCGTCAATCGCGGTGCCTTCTTCCTGGGCAAGGTCCCCGAACAGGCTGATCATCAACGACCAGACACGCCCGCCCCCGACCGCGCGCAGAGGGGCGGTCAGGGTGATGAAATCCTCAGTAAGCATTCATCGTCAGCAGTTCGTATTCTGCGACAGGCTTGTCGTCCTGATTGGTGAGGGTCACGTGCCACCTGACCTCTCCGTATTCCTCGTTGCGCGGTGTCTTGTGCTTCACCGTCAGGCGCACCTTGATGCTGTCACCCGCTGCGACAGGTTCCATGAAGCGCAGGTTGTCGAGCCCGGTATTGGCAAGCACCGGCCCCGGATCGGGCTGCACGAACAGGCCGGCGGCAAAGCTGAGCAGCAGGTAACCGTGTGCGACGCGCCCGGGAAAGAAGGGATTCGCCTTGGCCGCTTCGTCGTCTATGTGGGCATAGAAGGTATCGCCGGTGAAATGGGCGAATGTCTCGATATCCTCCAGCGTCACCGTCCGGGACGGAGAGTTGAAGGTCTCGCCCAGATCGAGGTCGCCGAACGTCCGCGTGAAGGGATGTGCGCGGTCCGATATCTCGGTCGCGCCCGGCACCCACTGCTGACCGATGGCCGTCAGGATGTCGGGGCTGCCCTGAACGGCGGTGCGCTGCATGTAGTGCATGACGCCCCGGATGCCGCCCAGTTCCTCGCCCCCGCCCGCGCGGCCCGGCCCGCCGTGAACCATGTGCGGCAACGGCGCGCCATGGCCCGTCGCCTCGGCCATGGACTCGCGGTTGTTGAAGTAGAGCCGCCCGTGGAAGGCCGCCGATCCCAGCGCCAGCTCGCGCGCGACCGCGCCATCGTTGGTGATGACGGAGGCGACAAGCGACCCCTTGCCCCGGTTCAGCAGGTTCACCGCGTGGTCCAGATCGCGGTAGGCCATGACCGTAGAGACTGGGCCAAACGCCTCGGTGTCATGTACGCGCTGCGCGGTGTCGGGCTCGCGGCAGTAGAACAGCATCGGCGGGACGAAGGCGCCCTTTTCCGCATCCGCGCCCGCGACCTCGAAATTCTCCGGATCGCCGAAGACGCGCTCGGCCTCCTTGCCGATCAGCGCGGCCTTTTCCAGCACGTCGGCCCGCTGCGCGGTGGAAACCAGTGCCCCCATGCGCGTGTCTTCCGCGCGCGGGTCGCCCACGGTGGTCTTGAGCAGGCGGGTGGAAATCGCTTCCAGCACCGCGCCGACGTGATCCTCGGGCACCATGATGCGGCGGATGGCCGTGCATTTCTGCCCCGCCTTCGCGGTCATCTCGCGTTGGACTTCCTTCACGAAAAGGTCGAACTCCGGCGTGCCCGGTGCCGCATCAGGTCCGAGGACGGAGGCGTTCAGGCTGTCCTGCTCCGACGCGAAGCGGACTGAGTTTTCCATCAGGTTGCGGTTGCCGCGCAGCTCGAGCGCGGTGTCGGCGGAACCGGTGAAAGCCACGGCATCCTGGCAGTCAAGGTGGTCCAGCATGTCGCCCAGCCCGCCCGAGACAAGCTGCACCGCCCCTTCGGGCAGCACCCCGCTGTCGAGCATCATGCGCACGCAGGCCTCGGTGACATAGCAGGTCGCGGTTGCGGGCTTCACGATCGCGGGCACGCCGGCCAGCAGGGTCGGCGCCAGCTTCTCCAGCATCCCCCAGACCGGGAAGTTGAAGGCGTTGATATGCACCGCGACGCCCTGCAGCGGCGTGCAGATGTGGCGGCCCATGAACTGTCCCGACCGGCCCAGCTGTTCCGGTGGGCCGTCGAGGAAGACATGCGCGTCCGGCATCTCGCGCCGGCCCTTGGACGCAAATACCATCATCGTGCCAATGCCGCCGTCCACGTCGATCTTGTGGTCGTTCAGCGTGGCGCCTGTGTCATAGCTGAGGTCATAGAGCGCCTGTTTGCGCTCCTGAAGGAAGCCTGCCAGCGCCTTGAGCATCCGCGCGCGGTCGTGGAATGTCATCTTGCGCAAGGCGGGGCCGCCGACCTCGCGGGCGTGGGACAGCATCTCCTGCACGTCCAGCGCATCGTTGCCCGCGCGGGCGATGACCTCTCCGGAAATCGCGCTTGCGATGTTGCGGGCACCCGAACCGGGGGCAACCCAGCGACCGGCGGCGAAACTCTGGACGTCCAGCATGTCGTCTCCTCAGTGTGTGTCGTAGTCGATGACCAGCTTGTCGGTCAGCGGGTAGCTCTGGCAGGTCAACACGTAGCCGCGTTCGACTTCGTAATCCTCGAGCGCGTGGTTGCTGATCATTTCCACCTCGCCTTCCAGTACCTTGCCCATGCATGTCGAACAGACGCCGGCCTTGCAGGAAAACGGGGCGTCCTGCCCGTTTTCGAGCGCGGCTTCCAGCACGGACTGGCCCTTCTGCATGGTAAAGCTTCGCTCGGCGCCCTCGATGATCACCGTGATCTCGGTGCCCTTCTGGCCTTCGCTGCGCTTGGCCATTTCCTTTTTGGCGAGCTGGCCTTGCTGGCTTTCACTGAACAGTTCGAACTTGATCTGATCATGCTCCAACCCGTGGCCTTTCAGGCTGTCCGCGATGGCAAGCATCATGGGTTCTGGGCCGCAGATGAACGCGGTGTCGATGCTGTTTACGTCTATCCAGTGCTTGAAGAGCTGCTCGCATTTCTGCTGGTCCACGCGACCCGTGAAAAGCTCGATATCCTGACCCGATTCCAACATGTGGATGATGGTCAGCCGCCCCATGAAGTGGTTCTTCAGATCTTCCAGTTCCTCGCGGAACATTATCGTGTTCACCGCGCGATTTGCATAGACAAGGGTGAAGGTCGATGAGGGCTCGCGTTTCAGCACGGTCTTGAGAATGGACAGCACCGGTGTGATGCCCGAGCCGCCGGCAAAGCCGAGGTAATTCTTGGCGCGTTCAGGTTCTATCGCCGTGAAGAACTTGCCCTGCGGCGGCATGACGTGCAGCGTGTCCCCAACCTTGAGCGTCTCGTTGGCAAAGGTGGAGAAAGCACCGCCCTCGACCTTCTTGATTCCCACCTGCAGCTTTCCGTCGTCCAGACCGGCGCAGATCGAATAGTTTCGGCGCAATTCGGTGCCGTCGAAGTCCTGCCGGAACGTCAGGTACTGGCCTTGGGTAAAGGAGAAGGCGTCAGGATTCTCGGGTTCGAGCGTCAGCACGACCGCGTCGCGGATCGTGCGGTGAATGTCGGTCACTTTGACGGGATGAAACTGGCTCATGTCAGCGCCTCAGATGCATTTGAAATAGTCGAAGGGTTCAAGGCAGGACAGGCACCGCCACTGCGCCTTGCAGGGGGTCGATCCGAACTGGCTGATCTTCTCGACTTCGGTGGATTTGCAGTGCGGACACTGCCGAGGCCCGCCCGCCGGCTGCGGGGGCGCGATGCCGTAGGCTTCGAGCTTGGCCTTGCCGGTGTCGGTCATCCAGTCGGTGGTCCACGCTGGCGAAAGCTGTCGCTTCAGTTCCAGTTTTTCGATCCCCTTGGCACGCAGTGCCGTTTCGATATCCATGTTGATGATGCTCGTGGCCGGGCATCCGGAATATGTCGGCGTCACCGACACCTCCAGCGTATCACCCCGCCATTGCACGTCCCGGATGATGCCGAGATCGGTCAGGGAGATGACCGGAATCTCGGGGTCGGGCACGGCTGACAGCCAGGCCCACACCGTTTCCACGTCGGGTTTGTCGGTCACCATGTGGCGTCGGGGTAGGCGCGTTGCAGCCATTGCATCTGGGTCAGCATGTGGCCCAGATGTTCGGTATGCCGCGCGCCGGACTTCCCGCCCCTGTGGGCAAAGTCGTCTTCCGGTTTCTTCAGTGTCGCTTCGGCCAGCACCTTGTCCAGCAGCGCATCGTAGCCGGGCCTCAGCGCGACGGGATCGGGTGCGATGCCTTCGCTCACCATTTCTGCGTCGACCGCGTCCGGGATGAACATCTCTCCTACGAAGGGATAAAGCCTGTCGAGGGCCGCCTGCATCCGGTGATGGCTTTCCTCGGTCCCGTCACCCAATCCGATCACGGTGTCGGTCGCGCGTTCAAGGTGATAGGTGACTTCCTTTACGGACTTTTCCGCAATCGCCGCGATCTGGTCGTTCCGCGATTCCATCAACCCCTTCAACTGGGCCAGATGCCAGCCGTCGAACAGGAACTGGCGCATCATGGTGCGG is a genomic window of Sulfitobacter alexandrii containing:
- the lptA gene encoding lipopolysaccharide transport periplasmic protein LptA, translating into MSHLRSLLLPVFLILFAGSALAQGANVAFGTIRQDTDQPVEVTADNLSVDQETGTAIFTGNVMIGQGDLRLTAARVLVVYREQKQGIARLEATGGVTLVSGPDAAESDRADYDIDNGTIVMTGNVLLAQGPSALSADKMSVRLSDGTAEMSGRVRTILQTGSDN
- the lptC gene encoding LPS export ABC transporter periplasmic protein LptC codes for the protein MQADRHSRMVSLLKVLFPLLALALLSTLFLLSRAVDPDSAIPFADKEIQDRLRDQQVTGPFFSGTTAQGDLISFSAEKLTTPQNEVGANRAEDVRIVMELIGGTNLTLQSDVAHFEMQKDLADLEGEVVIETSTDYRIRSDRLITQMTELDVQSPGPVRAQSPMGTLDAGSMTISSPQEGGAAQLNFTGGVKLVYDPKVSEE
- a CDS encoding KpsF/GutQ family sugar-phosphate isomerase, with product MTTPFLDTARRVIRAEAAALETLADGLDDRFRTAIDMMRACKGRVIVTGIGKSGHIAKKIAATLASTGTPAQFVHPAEASHGDLGMITAVDVVLAISNSGEAPELGNLIAYSRRFDIPLIGMTSRPESALGSQSDVILALPQLGEACGTGAVPTISTTMTLALGDALAVALMENRAFTAEHFRNFHPGGKLGAQFSRVRDLMHTGDAVPLVPEDAGMPRALDEISAKAFGVTGVIDDMGRLTGIITTGDLGRHMDGLMSLKARDVMTRAPVTIRPDDLAERAVGIMNARKINCLMVVDPVAPEMPAGLLHIHDCLRVGLG
- a CDS encoding ribonuclease D; translation: MTNTLYQKDLPGDLDLGPVVAIDCETMGLNPHRDRLCVVQLSGGDGNAHMIQISKGQTEAPNLSRLLRDPDVLKLFHFGRFDIAAMFNAFGALATPVYCTKIASRLVRTYTDRHGLAKLLQELLQVDISKQQQSSDWGAAKLTEAQLDYAASDVLYLHKLREKLDEMLAREGRTEIAQACFDFLPMRARLDLAGWADTDIFAHS
- a CDS encoding PaaX family transcriptional regulator C-terminal domain-containing protein, which translates into the protein MLTEDFITLTAPLRAVGGGRVWSLMISLFGDLAQEEGTAIDGPVLSAMMALLEIRPEAARVALHRLRNDGWIISEKVGRISRHSLSEKGRAESAAATPRIYAPPPDGSEGWQMVLLESVDDPVSADMAAHGFTALSPRMFVGPADIPAPGNGLSLAGGHVPDWLLGQLRDEAMQRTYADLAQSLNDLKNALTKARALSPLQKAVLRGLIVHNWRRIVLKNPPLPLALTERGGPARQSHLLVTELLAAFPRPALRDLAGRPAG
- the paaZ gene encoding phenylacetic acid degradation bifunctional protein PaaZ yields the protein MLDVQSFAAGRWVAPGSGARNIASAISGEVIARAGNDALDVQEMLSHAREVGGPALRKMTFHDRARMLKALAGFLQERKQALYDLSYDTGATLNDHKIDVDGGIGTMMVFASKGRREMPDAHVFLDGPPEQLGRSGQFMGRHICTPLQGVAVHINAFNFPVWGMLEKLAPTLLAGVPAIVKPATATCYVTEACVRMMLDSGVLPEGAVQLVSGGLGDMLDHLDCQDAVAFTGSADTALELRGNRNLMENSVRFASEQDSLNASVLGPDAAPGTPEFDLFVKEVQREMTAKAGQKCTAIRRIMVPEDHVGAVLEAISTRLLKTTVGDPRAEDTRMGALVSTAQRADVLEKAALIGKEAERVFGDPENFEVAGADAEKGAFVPPMLFYCREPDTAQRVHDTEAFGPVSTVMAYRDLDHAVNLLNRGKGSLVASVITNDGAVARELALGSAAFHGRLYFNNRESMAEATGHGAPLPHMVHGGPGRAGGGEELGGIRGVMHYMQRTAVQGSPDILTAIGQQWVPGATEISDRAHPFTRTFGDLDLGETFNSPSRTVTLEDIETFAHFTGDTFYAHIDDEAAKANPFFPGRVAHGYLLLSFAAGLFVQPDPGPVLANTGLDNLRFMEPVAAGDSIKVRLTVKHKTPRNEEYGEVRWHVTLTNQDDKPVAEYELLTMNAY
- a CDS encoding 2Fe-2S iron-sulfur cluster-binding protein is translated as MSQFHPVKVTDIHRTIRDAVVLTLEPENPDAFSFTQGQYLTFRQDFDGTELRRNYSICAGLDDGKLQVGIKKVEGGAFSTFANETLKVGDTLHVMPPQGKFFTAIEPERAKNYLGFAGGSGITPVLSILKTVLKREPSSTFTLVYANRAVNTIMFREELEDLKNHFMGRLTIIHMLESGQDIELFTGRVDQQKCEQLFKHWIDVNSIDTAFICGPEPMMLAIADSLKGHGLEHDQIKFELFSESQQGQLAKKEMAKRSEGQKGTEITVIIEGAERSFTMQKGQSVLEAALENGQDAPFSCKAGVCSTCMGKVLEGEVEMISNHALEDYEVERGYVLTCQSYPLTDKLVIDYDTH
- the paaD gene encoding 1,2-phenylacetyl-CoA epoxidase subunit PaaD, with the protein product MVTDKPDVETVWAWLSAVPDPEIPVISLTDLGIIRDVQWRGDTLEVSVTPTYSGCPATSIINMDIETALRAKGIEKLELKRQLSPAWTTDWMTDTGKAKLEAYGIAPPQPAGGPRQCPHCKSTEVEKISQFGSTPCKAQWRCLSCLEPFDYFKCI
- the paaC gene encoding 1,2-phenylacetyl-CoA epoxidase subunit PaaC, with the protein product MGDNTLVLGHRISEWCGVAPVLEEDIALANTALDLIGQTQLWLGLAGEVEGKGRDADRLAFHRDVWDFRNLLLVEQPNGDFGRTMMRQFLFDGWHLAQLKGLMESRNDQIAAIAEKSVKEVTYHLERATDTVIGLGDGTEESHHRMQAALDRLYPFVGEMFIPDAVDAEMVSEGIAPDPVALRPGYDALLDKVLAEATLKKPEDDFAHRGGKSGARHTEHLGHMLTQMQWLQRAYPDATW